The nucleotide sequence CATCGCCCGCTGGGACTTCTCCGCCGCCTATGCCGCACAGGCCCTCGCCGCAGCGGTCGCGATGCTCGCCGTGATCCGGCTCCCGGCCATGCGACCCGACGGCGGCGCCTCGGTGCGCGGGCGGCGGGCGGAGCGCGGCGGGTGGCGGATCATCCGGCACCGGCCCACGCTGTGGGGCTCGATGGCCACCGACCTGTCCGCCACGCTGCTCTCCATGCCGATCGCGCTCTTCCCTCTGGTCAACGAGGACCGCTTCGACGGCAATCCGCAGACCCTCGGCCTGTTCCTCTCGGCCGTCGCGGTCGGTGGGATCACCGCAGGGCTGCTCTCCGGCACGGTGACCCGCCTGCGCCGGGCCGGCCAGGTCCAGCTGACCGCGGCGGCCGTCTGGGGCCTGTCGCTGGCCGGCTTCGGTCTGGCCGGGCCGCTCTGGGCGGCTCTCGGCTCTCTGGCGGTCGCAGGCGCCGCCGACACCGTGTCCGTGATCACCCGCAGCGCCCTGGTCCAGTTGGAGACCCCGGACGCGTACCGGGGACGGGTCTCCTCCGTGGAACATGTCATCGGCGTCGCGGGCCCCGACCTCGGCAACTTCCGTGGCGGCCTGCTCGCTTCGGTCACCTCGGCCTCCTTCTCTCTGGTCGTTGGCGGCCTGTCAGCCGTCCTGGCGGTCGGCGTCGTGGCCGCGACCAACTCCTCCCTCCGCGCCTACCGCACGCCGAGCCCAGCAGCACCGGCCACCGAAGCGGACACACAGCCGGACACGGAGCCGGACACGGAGCTGCCGGGGCTAAAAGACGTCGACCGGACCGGCTCCCCGGGATAGTTCTTGTCCATGACCTCACCTTTCGAAGAGCTGCTGCCCACCACCCGACGAGCCCTGCTGCACCGCGTCGCCGTCGCCCAGGCCGAGGGGCGCACGCCCTCGCTGGTCGCCGCGGTGGCCCGGTCGGGCCACCTGGTGTGGACCGGAGCGCGCAGCTGCGTGGACGGGCACGCGCCGGACGCCGACACCCAGTTCCGGATCGGTTCGATCACCAAGACGTTCACCGCCGTGCTGGTGGCGCGGCTGCGCGACGAGGGGCTGCTCGATTTCAACGACCCGCTGGAGAGGCATCTGCCGGGCACGCCGGTGGGTGAGGTCACCATCGCCCAACTGTTGAGCCATCAGGCAGGCCTGAGCGCCGAGTCGCCCGCGCCCTGGTGGGAGAGGACGCCGGGCACGCTGCGTCCCGCGCTCGGCGATGTGCTCGGTGAGGGTGCGCGTACGAACCCGGCGGGGCGGCTGCATCACTACTCCAACCCCGGCTTCACCGTGCTCGGTTCACTGGTCGAGCGGCTTCGCGGCGCCTCCTGGGAGGAGGTGCTGCGTGACGAGGTGCTGGCGCCGCTGGGCATGGGCCGTACGACCGGACAGCCGGTCGCGCCGCACGCCGGCGGCTGGGCTGTGCACCCCTGGGCCGATGTGATGCTGCCCGAACCGTCGGAGGATCTGGGGCTGATGGCACCGGCCGGCCAGCTCTGGTCGACGGCGGCCGACCTCTGCCGGTTCGCCGGTCTGCTCGCCCGGGGCGACGAGCGGGTGCTGAGCGAGTCGTCCGTACGGGAGCTGCGCACACCCGCCGTGGCACCGGAGGCCGGCGACTGGGACGGCGGCTACGGGCTGGGCGTACAGCTCGCCCGGCGCGGCGGGCGGTCCCTGTTCGGACACACCGGTTCGTTGCCGGGCTTCCTGGCCTGTCTGTGGATCAGCGTCGAGGACGACGTCGCCGCCGTGACGCTCTCCAACGCGACCTCAGGGCCGGCCATCGGGGCGGTCAACGCCGACCTCGTCGGGATCGTCGCCAACGCCGAGCCACGGCTTCCCGAATCGTGGCGCCCGATGCCGGAGTTCGATCCTGAGCTGCTGGCGCTGACCGGGCCCTGGTACTGGGGGACGAACTCCTACGGGCTGAAGCTGCTGGCCGACGGCGGCGTGGAGCTGCAACCGCTGCGCGGTACGGGCCGGGGTTCCCGGTTCGCCGCCGGGACGGACGGTAGCTGGACCGGGCTCGACGGCTACTACACGGGGGAGACGCTGCGCGCCGTCCGACGACCGGACGGTTCGGTGAGCCATCTCGATCTCGGGTCGTTCGTCTTCACCCGGGAGCCGTACGAGCCGGCCGACGTGGTTCCTGGCGGGATGGACGCCGAGGGCTGGCGCGGGCTCCGAAGCTGAGACGGACGGGCTGTTTCACGTGAAACGTCGCCCCGGCCACCGCCCCGGTGGGCGGGGCGGTCCCTAGCCGAGACTCATCTTGAATCCGACGTGTGAGGCGGTGAAGCCCAGCCGCTCGTAGAAGCGGTGGGCATCGGTACGGCTGCTGTCGGAAGTCAGCTGGACCAGCTGGCAGCCCTGACGGCGGGACTCCTCGATCGCCCACTCGATCAGCCGGGTACCGAGACCGCTGCCGCGTTCGTCGGCGTGGATACGGACCGCCTCGATGATGGAGCGGACGGCGCCGCGCCGGGACAGCCCGGGGAGGACCGTGAGCTGGAGGGTGCCGATGACCTTGCCCTGGCGTTCGGC is from Streptomyces sp. NBC_00370 and encodes:
- a CDS encoding MFS transporter, whose translation is MRGRGAFLDTRPLHSSRPFRDLWIGTSAAQLGGQIANVAVLAQVWELTGSPVGTGAIGLATGVPMVLFGLVGGSLADAVDRRTIVRATSAGQLLAAAGLCAQALTDNRSVLLLLVLVALETAFGALGAPARRTFPVRLLPADQVASGLALTNVSFQAAMLAGPALAGVIIARWDFSAAYAAQALAAAVAMLAVIRLPAMRPDGGASVRGRRAERGGWRIIRHRPTLWGSMATDLSATLLSMPIALFPLVNEDRFDGNPQTLGLFLSAVAVGGITAGLLSGTVTRLRRAGQVQLTAAAVWGLSLAGFGLAGPLWAALGSLAVAGAADTVSVITRSALVQLETPDAYRGRVSSVEHVIGVAGPDLGNFRGGLLASVTSASFSLVVGGLSAVLAVGVVAATNSSLRAYRTPSPAAPATEADTQPDTEPDTELPGLKDVDRTGSPG
- a CDS encoding serine hydrolase domain-containing protein, encoding MTSPFEELLPTTRRALLHRVAVAQAEGRTPSLVAAVARSGHLVWTGARSCVDGHAPDADTQFRIGSITKTFTAVLVARLRDEGLLDFNDPLERHLPGTPVGEVTIAQLLSHQAGLSAESPAPWWERTPGTLRPALGDVLGEGARTNPAGRLHHYSNPGFTVLGSLVERLRGASWEEVLRDEVLAPLGMGRTTGQPVAPHAGGWAVHPWADVMLPEPSEDLGLMAPAGQLWSTAADLCRFAGLLARGDERVLSESSVRELRTPAVAPEAGDWDGGYGLGVQLARRGGRSLFGHTGSLPGFLACLWISVEDDVAAVTLSNATSGPAIGAVNADLVGIVANAEPRLPESWRPMPEFDPELLALTGPWYWGTNSYGLKLLADGGVELQPLRGTGRGSRFAAGTDGSWTGLDGYYTGETLRAVRRPDGSVSHLDLGSFVFTREPYEPADVVPGGMDAEGWRGLRS
- a CDS encoding GNAT family N-acetyltransferase yields the protein MSDLDIRPATPGDIPAIVAMLADDPLGAQRESPDDLTPYAAAYERLAADPNQHLVVAERQGKVIGTLQLTVLPGLSRRGAVRSIIEAVRIHADERGSGLGTRLIEWAIEESRRQGCQLVQLTSDSSRTDAHRFYERLGFTASHVGFKMSLG